The following proteins come from a genomic window of Trifolium pratense cultivar HEN17-A07 linkage group LG4, ARS_RC_1.1, whole genome shotgun sequence:
- the LOC123919809 gene encoding kelch repeat-containing protein At3g27220, whose translation MVRASVKVGSAKLVVICVGLLGFALIADFLWASSSSSSSKNFTFSNPKTITIIVPPEEKKKKDNNSVRLLADAYADLPGPQLHWEKMATSPVPRLDGAAIQIRNRLFVFAGYGTINLVHSHVDIYNFDDGTWGGSFDMPKEMAHSHLGMVTDGRYIYIVTGQYGPQCRGPTARTFVLDSETKQWSDLPPLPVPRYAPATQLWRGRLHVMGGSKENRHTPGLEHWSLAVKDGKPLEKEWRSEIPIPRGGPHRACVVANDRLYVLGGQEGDFMAKPGSPIFKCSRRMEVVYTDVYMLDDDMKWKVLTPMPKPNSHIEFAWVLVNNSIVIVGGTTEKHPETKKMVLNGEVVQFNLNTLKWSVIGKLPYRVKTTLVGFWNGWLYFTSGQRDKGPDDPSPKKVVGDMWRTKLKLNE comes from the exons ATGGTTCGTGCGTCGGTGAAAGTGGGTTCAGCCAAATTGGTTGTGATCTGCGTTGGTCTATTAGGGTTTGCACTCATTGCCGATTTTCTATgggcttcttcttcttcttcttcttcaaaaaatttcactttttccaATCCCAAAACTATCACAATCATTGTTCCTCccgaagagaagaagaaaaaggatAATAATTCTGTAAGATTACTTGCTGATGCTTATGCAGATTTACCCGGTCCACAACTTCATTGGGAAAAAATGGCTACTTCACCTGTTCCTCGTCTTGATGGTGCTGCTATTCAGATTCGAAATCGTTTATTCGTTTTTGCTGGTTATGGTACCATTAATCTT GTACATTCTCAtgttgatatatataattttgatgatGGAACTTGGGGAGGAAGTTTTGACATGCCAAAAGAAATGGCACATTCGCATTTAGGAATGGTTACAGATGGAAGATACATTTATATTGTCACTGGGCAGTACGGTCCACAATGTAGAGGTCCTACTGCTCGTACCTTTGTGCTTGACAGTGAAACAAAACAATGGAGTGATCTTCCTCCTCTGCCAGTCCCTAG ATACGCACCAGCAACTCAACTTTGGAGaggtagattgcatgtgatgGGTGGAAGTAAAGAGAATCGACATACACCTGGATTAGAACATTGGAGTCTTGCTGTCAAAGATGGAAAACCATTAGAAAAGGAGTGGAGAAGTGAGATACCCATTCCTCGTGGAGGACCTCACAG GGCCTGTGTTGTAGCCAATGACCGTCTCTATGTTCTTGGTGGTCAAGAAGGTGATTTTATGGCCAAACCCGGATCACCTATTTTTAAGTGCTCGCGCAGGATGGAG GTGGTCTATACTGATGTTTACATGTTGGATGACGACATGAAGTGGAAAGTGCTAACTCCAATGCCAAAACCAAACTCGCATATTGAATTTGCATGGGTGCTCGTAAACAATTCTATTGTTATTGTTGGTGGCACAACAGAGAAGCACCCTGAAACTAAAAAGATGGTTTTAAACGGAGAAGTGGTCCAGTTTAACTTGAATACTTTG AAGTGGTCAGTGATTGGAAAATTACCATACCGGGTGAAAACAACTTTAGTTGGATTTTGGAATGGATGGTTGTACTTCACTTCAGGACAGAGAGACAAAGGACCTGATGATCCATCGCCAAAAAAGGTTGTTGGAGATATGTGgagaacaaaattaaaattgaatgaGTGA